The proteins below are encoded in one region of Belonocnema kinseyi isolate 2016_QV_RU_SX_M_011 chromosome 5, B_treatae_v1, whole genome shotgun sequence:
- the LOC117173381 gene encoding signal peptidase complex subunit 3, producing the protein MHSVLTRGNAILAYTLSVSACLTFVCFISTVFIDYRTGVDIKTVKVFVKNVPDYSASREKNDLGYLTFNLKTDLTPLFNWNVKQLFLYMTAEYRTKANHLNQVVLWDKIILRGDKSALDYKNMNAKYYFWDDGNGLRGNQNVTLSLTYNIIPNSGLLPFVNAIGTHRFAFPSEYTTSRV; encoded by the exons ATGCATTCGGTTTTGACACGAGGAAATGCTATTTTAGCATACACTTTGAGTGTTTCTGCTTGTTTAACATTTGTCTGCTTTATCTCGACGGTTTTCATTGATTATAGGACTGGAGTAGATATAAAAACCGTCAAAGTATTTGT aaaaaatgtaccaGACTACAGCGCTTCGAGGGAAAAGAACGATTTGGGATATTTAACATTCAACCTCAAAACTG ATCTCACCCCGTTGTTTAACTGGAAcgttaaacaattgtttttgtaCATGACCGCCGAATATAGAACCAAAGCTAATCATCTGAACCAG GTGGTTTTGTGGGACAAGATCATTTTGCGAGGTGATAAATCAGCCCTTGACTACAAAAACATGAACGCCAAGTATTATTTCTGGGACGATGGAAACGGCCTGAg aGGAAATCAGAATGTGACCCTATCCTTAACTTACAACATTATTCCAAACTCTGGATTGCTTCCGTTCGTTAATGCTATCGGAACTCACAGATTTGCATTCCCATCGGAATACACAACATCACgagtgtaa
- the LOC117172344 gene encoding rhomboid-related protein 3 has protein sequence MASSQEVETAIPLQYNDAHWKGIFEKYDTDGDGKISYHELKAMIRSHAISTDIPTRVVRMIMHKADVDESGYLEYAEFINMIHHKDFQGIFGHFMHRYVHSLIPHRPSMSGSLRSARYSSDLPDGQYEEEYSCNPPAVAMIIISILEILLFLFDTIAYRGPSSVEGPTATLFIYNPYKRYEAWRYFTYMFVHVGPFHLVVNLLVQIMLGIPLEMVHKWWRVLLIYMAGVVAGSLGTSVSDPGVYLAGASGGVYALITAHVATILMNWAEMEFAVLQLLVFVVVAGVDVGQAIYNRYTEVNNQIGYVAHLAGAIAGLLVGINILRNLEVQKWEKVVWWISIFTYTALMSAAILWNILNPTHFPSPKY, from the exons ATGGCGTCATCTCAGGAAGTAGAAACAGCCATACCACTACAATACAATGATGCT CACTGGAAAGGGATTTTCGAGAAGTACGACACAGATGGGGATGGAAAAATATCATATCACGAATTGAAAGCCATGATTCGTAGCCATGCCATTTCGACCGATATTCCCACCCGGGTTGTACGAATGATTATGCACAAAGCTGATGTCGACGAATCTGGATACTTGGAGTATGCAGAATTCATCAATATG aTACATCATAAGGATTTCCAGGGAATATTCGGACATTTTATGCACCGATATGTACACTCATTAATACCTCATCGTCCCAGCATGTCAGGATCCTTGCGATCTGCAAGATATTCAAGTGACTTGCCCGATGGACAATATGAAGAAGAATACAGTTGCAATCCCCCAGCAGTTGCAATGATTATAATTTCCATTTTGGAAAtacttctatttttgtttgatacCATTGCGTATAGAGGACCAAGCTCGGTTGAAGGACCTACTGCCACTCTCTTCATTTACAATCCTTACAAGCGATATGAAGCTTGGAGGTACTTTACGTACATGTTCGTCCACGTAGG ACCATTTCACCTTGTGGTAAATCTGCTGGTGCAGATAATGCTGGGAATTCCTCTGGAGATGGTCCACAAATGGTGGAGGGTCCTACTAATATACATGGCAGGAGTAGTAGCAGGGTCTCTCGGGACTTCAGTTTCTGATCCTGGAGTTTACCTCGCCGGAGCATCGGGAGGAGTTTACGCTTTAATAACAGCCCACGTGGCAACAATTCTGATGAACTGGGCCGAAATGGAGTTCGCCGTGCTCCAGCTGCTCGTATTCGTCGTCGTTGCAGGCGTTGATGTTGGCCAGGCGATCTACAACCGGTACACAGAAGTGAACAATCAAATCGGCTACGTAGCTCATTTGGCTGGCGCGATCGCTGGCCTTCTTGTGGGAATTAATATTCTTCGCAATCTCGAGGTCCAGAAATGGGAAAAAGTAGTTTGGTGGATCAGTATTTTTACTTACACTGCTCTTATGTCTGCAGCTATTCTGTGGAATATTTTGAATCCCACACATTTCCCCTCTCCTAAGTATTAG
- the LOC117172345 gene encoding 39S ribosomal protein L44, mitochondrial produces the protein MNALRNCTRLLVNIPKLNLVNYTAHRGIKRSIRPVLFELTRRKRAEKNKRPVIRSNFLEWNRGAELYAFNVRLSEKFDEDILEQALTHRSYVIQEEEKQKKVGIENPEIELLDNRELITDGQKILPRIVESYLSKSLPYAPQDCILVLRDYLLSTKMLASVTTGIGLKDLVLSSEYPLTDETLARTFYAVVSALIQSADVHHASLFVRDMLIVVLAEKDLLEIWCPADPLNILNEILEREGQELVEPRIIGQTGIRTIQPVFQVGLYTNKKFISSAFGETIEEAQKAAALKALSQMFGLSDSSRPLNFNLEVKDPVQNVPLKSWRRSNS, from the exons ATGAACGCTTTACGAAACTGTACCAGGTTACTAGTCAATATTCCAAAATTAAATCTGGTCAACTACACAG CCCACAGAGGAATCAAAAGAAGTATAAGGCCAGTTCTGTTTGAACTGACGAGAAGGAAAAGAGCAGAAAAAAATAAGAGGCCAGTTATTCGTAGTAACTTTTTGGAATGGAATCGTGGAGCCGAATTGTATGCGTTCAACGTAAGACTTTCGGAAAAGTTTGACGAGGATATACTCGAGCAAGCCTTAACTCACAG GTCCTACGTTATTCAGGAagaggaaaaacaaaaaaaagttgggaTTGAGAATCCTGAAATTGAGTTACTTGATAATCGGGAACTTATTACAGATGGACAGAAAATTTTGCCACGAATAGTGGAGAGTTATTTAAGCAAATCTTTGCCTTACGCTCCGCAAGATTGTATCCt AGTATTACGTGATTATCTTCTCTCTACCAAAATGCTGGCATCAGTCACAACCGGTATTGGATTAAAGGATTTGGTTTTGAGCAGT gaaTATCCGCTTACAGATGAAACGCTCGCTAGAACTTTTTATGCTGTAGTATCCGCTTTGATACAGAGCGCGGATGTGCATCACGCAAGTCTCTTTGTACGCGACATGCTCATTGTGGTGTTAGCTGAAAAAGATTTACTTGAAATTTGGTGTCCAGCTGATCCTCTGAATATCCTCAATGAAATTCTCGAGAGAGAAGGCCAGGAGTTAGTAGAACCGAGAATTATCGGTCAAACGGGTATCAGGACGATTCAGCCTGTATTTCAAGTGGGACTTTACACAAACAAGAAATTTATTAGTtcag CTTTTGGAGAGACCATAGAAGAAGCGCAGAAGGCTGCAGCTTTAAAAGCTCTGAGCCAAATGTTCGGTCTATCGGACTCGAGTCGACCACTCAATTTCAACTTGGAAGTTAAAGACCCGGTACAAAATGTGCCCTTAAAATCGTGGCGCAGATCAAATtcgtaa